GCTCTACTTCGACTTTTATACAATGGTTTCTGTTGTCATATTAACATACTTCTTGAAATCTTATTATCTCATATGGCAAAGATGCACTAAAAAACGAATTGAGTTGTTTCCAAACCGATGAAGATTGTTTCCAAACTGACAAAAACATATCTTTTTTTGTATTAATAAAAAATAATAGTCTAAAGTAAAGCCATAATCAATGATCCTTCCACTCCTTCAGCAAATTTTGTCTATATCAATAATAGCCTATCAAATAACTAGATCTCATAAGATTTTCAAATTTATTCCGTACACATTGCTCGCACTACAGTGTTACATAGCATTCTCCGTTCCAAAAATCTACATGGTTTGATAATGATAGCTAAAAATGAGGATGGTCAGGAAATAGGAGGAATTTTAGGTGGAATAGATTGTTAACTCGGGCTTGAAATAAACATTCTCTGAGTCCATTATGACTACAGAAACAAGGGCTTGGGTTCCAAACTTCTTAAACACATTGAAAATATTGCAGAAAAAACTTTACAGATCATAACTATCATTGTCCAGAACCATTAATGATTATTATTAATGCCTGCTGCGGGTTAATCTATGGTGTTGCTATTTTCTATGGTTTGTCGCTGATCCACTGCTGCTTCTTTTCACCAATCATCAAAAATTTCGCCAACGAAAAGTAGATAAATTTTTGATTTAATAATGTCGCCTAAAAGTGATAATAACTTATCAAAAGCAAAAAGAGAGATCACCTATAATGGGCGCCGTCTTTGCATTTTTAAATCGCCATACTCACGATTTTCTTCGCCAAGACCAATGTAGGGTCAATTAATGGTATTTTTCCGCAATCTTTTATAATGTCACTTTCGTTTGGAAAGATTAGCGGGAGTTCAGTACATCCAAGTATAATAACTTCAGCACCTTTATCAATTAGGAAATCTGCTGCTTTTACAATGTTATCCCTGCAATTACCATCGGTATATCCTGCTTTCACACCATCGTTTCCATAGATACTCTCCATTACATAGCCCTGATGCTGCACATCCGGCACAATCACATCAAAACCGAACTCCTTTAGAACATCGTAATAAACTTTACTCTGTATGGTTCCGCTTGTAGCCAACAGTCCTACTTTGATTTGTAGCCCAAAATGTTCCCTTATATGTTCTGCCGTTGTGGTAAGCATATTGATGATGGGAATATTAAGATGCTCCTGAATGCTATTTACAAAGGCATGTGCGGTATTGCATGGAATAGCGATTGCATCTGCGCCCTCTGCCTCCAGTCTTTTGCAGGTAGAGAACATAGCTATTGTTGGGTCTGTTTCATGATACACGAGGTTCGCCGTTCTGTCTGGAATTTGCGGGTTTTGCTCCACGACCATCTTTATGTGTTCCTGGTCTTTTTTGGCAGGCGTGTTCTGTATTATCTTGCTCATGAAGTCTACAGTTGCAGAGGGTCCAACCCCGCCCAAGATACCCAACTTGAACGCCTTGTGAGGATTGGCATTTTCATTCACTAACGCATAATCTGCATAAATTTGGTTTACATCGACAATCGGAATCCCCCTTTTCCATAGCTGTTCTACAATAAGGGAAATTTCGGTGATACCCGGCAAAATAATCTCGCAGCCCTGTTCATTCAATTCCATACAGGCTTCATACAGATATTCCAGCGCAAGGCCATCAAAATGCCCACTATGCTCATAATATTTTTAGCTTAAAATTTCGCTTTTCATTGCTTATATTTAAGTTTCATATTGTAAACACAAGGATTATGAGATTTATTATTTTAATTTTATCAGCCATAGTATTAATTTCCTGCTCTACGCGAAAGGAATATTATAAGTTTCAAGATAGCAGTGTTTTTGTTAAGGCTGATGAACTAGGATCGAATAAAGCTGCGTTTATTTCCAAGTATGGACAACCCATCAATAAAGATTTGAAAAAGGAAGGTAATGATATTATTGAAAGTCTCTATTATTTAGAAGATATTAAAGGAGTAATGGTTACTACTAAAATGAAATTTGTGAATGATAAATTGGTAGAGCAATCCAATTATAAAATTGATACTGTAGATAAAAAGTTAGAAGAGTTGAGAACACAATTAGAAACAAACGGACGAAGAATTAATATGCTTCGATGAACAAAATAAAAGTTGCTTTCTAGGTCTTCAACAATTTTATGAAAATTTAAATTTTGCAGATTATAAAACAGAATGATTTCATTTTAGTCTTTCCAAAAGGGAGCAGGCAATACAATTGGATGACATCAAATGAGGACTTTTTTATAATTCCCGAAATGCTTGAAAGTATCAAGAAAGCAGTAAACGTTGATAAAAATATAGTTTTCATTTCGTGACATTTTAACGGAGCAACAGGGTCGTTTTCATATCTGATGAAACAACAAACACAATTTGAAAGTTTTTACGGATTTAACACTTATCCAAAAATTTTCACGGCTGGTACTTTCGTTGAAAATATTAAAAACCGTACATCTATAAATTTTTCAACACATGAGGATTATTATTATCAACCAAACGCAAATGATGATTTGGCAAAATTGATAAACGTAATAAATGCCGATTACAACGATTATCGCTACAATGAATTGCCAAATCATTGGTTTCCACGATTTGACGAATCTGAGCCAGCTTATCAGATTTTTTTTTACGACCTAATAACCCGGAAGAGAAATCCCCTAATAGTCCTCTACGACAGCTTACTTTTCATAATATCGACTATGTTGATAATTTTTGATCATCATTTCTTATTTGCTTCTCTTTCGATTGATATGCATTTGATTTATTTTTACCAAATTGCCAGGATAATGAAAGCCCAAAAGAGCGGAAAGGTATGGAAAAATTCCCCGTTTGAATAAAGTTTAGTGACTCCGAATAATTTCCTAAGTTCTTAATATTATTAAAAGGATCAACAATTGTAATTCCAACAACTGCCGCATCTTTCAAAATCTTTTTCTTGAATGAAATATTCAGTAAGTTGAACGCTGCGAACTCACCTTGAAATGTTCTTTGCGGAGAATCATAAAATAGATATGAATCAAAGGTATAACCTCTTCCCAAATTTATATCCATTCCTATAAAGGTTTTATAAATTATAAAGGTTTTATTCAATTCTTTTATGGAATGTAAAAAATCTTTATAGGGAGAGTTTGCATACGTATAAACATCCAGATTAGCCTTTAAATTAAACCTCTTGAGAAATTTTAAAGACCCATAAAAATTGGTTCCAAAATTTTTGTTTCTTCCAATATTTTCAAATGTTTGCAACATTACTATATTACCATTTTCAATAATATTTTGTGCAACTGGCTCAATTATATCGTTGGTGTTCTTATAATAAAGGGAAACATTAATTTGTCCATTATCCTTAAAGAAATTAAAATCTCCACC
The genomic region above belongs to Sphingobacterium zeae and contains:
- a CDS encoding aspartate/glutamate racemase family protein, with product MELNEQGCEIILPGITEISLIVEQLWKRGIPIVDVNQIYADYALVNENANPHKAFKLGILGGVGPSATVDFMSKIIQNTPAKKDQEHIKMVVEQNPQIPDRTANLVYHETDPTIAMFSTCKRLEAEGADAIAIPCNTAHAFVNSIQEHLNIPIINMLTTTAEHIREHFGLQIKVGLLATSGTIQSKVYYDVLKEFGFDVIVPDVQHQGYVMESIYGNDGVKAGYTDGNCRDNIVKAADFLIDKGAEVIILGCTELPLIFPNESDIIKDCGKIPLIDPTLVLAKKIVSMAI